In one Spirosoma rigui genomic region, the following are encoded:
- a CDS encoding McrB family protein: MLTDTQQQSLIDRIRDIGNPEAVRRFFSLLKELIDIINLPNGDARLAFTVRKDQKAITANINFFLALRLVKPNRSEVEYWLTIKRGCRDQLSAIREIDFVPLTDKSEYVSVVIGHSDAHLLQNPAIRKCWEDCLPELAETAKRGPHSARHNADIYQAAEDEALLTDLLRLADDPTLGDAPPNSYGVEEPEADYDAAADRPDQPHNLILFGPPGTGKTYALQPYLHTQPGASERASLVTFHPAYSYEEFVEGIRPEVVGSQVSYRVRKGIFHRACLSAIQLAGYHTLADCLNDTAENRIRKFRKAPAYYLLIDEVNRANVASVFGDLITLLETDKRLGSEHELWLTLPYSQERFGVPANLYVVATMNTTDRSIALLDIALRRRFSFREMLPDPSVLATVDGVDLPHLLRTINERIEYLLDRDHQIGHAYLTTVASHADLCCAFRDRIIPLLQEYFFNDWAKIQLVLGDNPAWGKEPAHRLIWTKKKYTASVSTALFGEMPDAIDEIVTYRINPHLQQGEYDQIPAQAFIRIYQK, translated from the coding sequence GTGCTTACCGACACCCAGCAGCAATCTCTCATTGACCGAATCCGCGACATCGGAAATCCCGAAGCCGTTCGGCGGTTTTTTAGCCTGCTGAAGGAGCTCATCGATATCATCAACCTGCCCAATGGCGACGCCCGGCTGGCCTTTACCGTTCGAAAGGATCAGAAAGCGATAACCGCGAACATCAACTTTTTCCTGGCGCTGCGCCTGGTCAAACCCAACCGCAGCGAAGTGGAATACTGGCTTACCATTAAACGGGGATGCCGCGACCAGTTGAGCGCCATCCGGGAAATCGACTTTGTTCCCCTGACCGATAAATCCGAGTACGTATCAGTCGTTATTGGCCACTCCGACGCGCACCTGCTTCAGAATCCGGCCATCCGGAAATGCTGGGAAGACTGCCTGCCCGAACTGGCCGAAACCGCCAAGCGGGGCCCGCACTCGGCCCGCCATAATGCCGACATTTACCAGGCCGCCGAAGACGAAGCGCTGCTGACTGATCTGCTCCGGCTCGCCGACGATCCAACGCTCGGCGATGCGCCCCCAAACAGTTATGGCGTTGAGGAACCGGAAGCCGATTACGATGCAGCGGCCGACCGGCCCGACCAGCCGCACAACCTGATTTTATTCGGCCCGCCGGGGACGGGTAAAACCTATGCCCTCCAGCCCTACCTGCACACTCAGCCGGGCGCGTCGGAACGGGCCAGCCTGGTTACGTTCCACCCCGCCTACAGCTACGAAGAGTTCGTTGAAGGCATTCGACCCGAGGTTGTGGGCAGCCAGGTAAGCTACCGCGTGCGCAAGGGCATTTTCCACCGGGCCTGTCTGTCGGCCATTCAACTGGCAGGCTACCACACCCTCGCCGACTGCCTGAACGATACGGCTGAGAACCGCATCCGCAAATTTCGGAAAGCGCCAGCCTATTACCTGCTGATCGACGAAGTAAACCGGGCCAACGTAGCCAGCGTATTCGGCGATCTGATTACGCTGCTCGAAACCGACAAACGGCTCGGGTCCGAGCACGAGCTCTGGCTCACCCTCCCCTACTCGCAGGAGCGTTTCGGCGTGCCCGCCAACCTGTATGTCGTGGCTACGATGAATACCACCGACCGGTCCATTGCGCTGCTGGACATTGCCCTGCGCCGGCGGTTCTCGTTCCGGGAAATGCTGCCCGACCCGTCGGTTCTGGCAACGGTCGACGGCGTTGATCTACCCCATTTGTTGCGAACCATCAATGAGCGTATCGAGTACCTGCTCGATCGTGACCACCAGATCGGCCACGCCTATCTGACGACCGTTGCAAGCCACGCGGATCTCTGCTGCGCCTTCCGCGACCGGATTATTCCGCTCCTGCAGGAGTACTTTTTCAACGACTGGGCCAAAATTCAGCTCGTTCTGGGCGACAATCCGGCCTGGGGCAAAGAACCAGCCCACCGGCTCATCTGGACAAAGAAAAAATATACGGCATCGGTATCGACGGCGTTATTCGGGGAGATGCCGGACGCTATTGACGAGATCGTTACGTATCGGATCAATCCGCATCTGCAACAGGGAGAATACGATCAGATCCCCGCCCAGGCGTTTATCAGAATTTATCAGAAGTAA
- a CDS encoding helix-turn-helix domain-containing protein yields MAAGRMARRPYLQPMVVLSNVLPHPALRPYVNHYFLLHMDLKSVPAGQRIKPFPPDADQVLYFYPRSDVKTVVPDTAETRVNASSIFVGQQTSRINLHFGEDHLIICVCFRAGFLHQFLGKLPLTAFQGKEVSAEDLTDNRIRDLNDQLRAETDYWRMLRLIDVYLRQSIARISVDLQPIDRAIVAMKKARQSLSLDWLADQACLSPRQFERKFMERMGMSPKFYARIARFDQAYKLKVSNPTLDWLDVAYSCGYFDFSHLVRDFRQFAEVTPSMLLAQELASPDYHILRV; encoded by the coding sequence ATGGCGGCTGGTCGTATGGCCCGGCGTCCGTATCTTCAGCCTATGGTTGTCCTGTCCAACGTACTGCCGCACCCCGCGCTACGGCCTTATGTGAACCATTACTTTTTGCTTCACATGGACCTGAAAAGCGTTCCTGCCGGGCAACGCATCAAACCGTTTCCGCCCGATGCCGATCAGGTACTTTATTTTTATCCACGTAGTGACGTAAAGACCGTTGTTCCCGATACGGCGGAAACCCGGGTCAACGCATCGAGTATTTTCGTTGGGCAGCAAACCTCCCGGATCAACCTGCACTTCGGCGAAGATCATCTCATCATCTGCGTTTGCTTTCGGGCGGGTTTTCTCCATCAGTTCCTCGGCAAATTGCCCCTGACGGCTTTCCAGGGCAAAGAAGTCAGTGCCGAGGACCTGACCGATAACCGCATTCGTGACCTGAATGACCAGCTGCGGGCCGAAACCGACTACTGGCGTATGCTTAGACTAATCGATGTGTATTTACGCCAATCGATAGCCCGCATCTCGGTCGATCTCCAGCCGATCGACCGGGCCATTGTAGCCATGAAAAAGGCCAGACAATCGCTTTCGCTCGACTGGCTGGCCGACCAGGCTTGTTTGAGCCCCCGTCAGTTTGAGCGTAAGTTTATGGAACGGATGGGCATGAGTCCTAAGTTTTACGCCCGTATAGCCCGTTTTGATCAGGCGTATAAGCTGAAAGTCAGTAACCCCACACTCGACTGGCTCGATGTGGCGTATAGCTGCGGCTATTTCGATTTTTCGCATCTGGTACGCGATTTTCGCCAGTTTGCGGAGGTGACTCCCTCCATGCTCCTCGCGCAGGAACTGGCTTCTCCCGATTACCACATTCTGCGGGTATAA
- a CDS encoding amidohydrolase, which produces MKPTYLALFCWLLRQTATAQSPDLILTHGKIFTSDTSQLYVEALAIRAGRIVATGNTAAIEKLATRTTRRVDLSGMLVVPGFNDAHNHLPDGMKATRLDLAGMDPAWPVLLDSLQRLVKRVPEGQWIDGTIGLSIANSPDATRFVLDRIAPRHPVRLLSWWGHVGLFNSMGMHETGISDTQPDPRGGFYERMPDGKTLTGKAYEKNAYWPHTNYAGRVALRDDSVLVQQLRGMTRALLKAGVTSYQNMCTGATAEDYSRLWKQAGLPFRLRLIRWGDVNTDGSLSIPSKALPATTPDLPLLTVSGTKWLLEGTPLEGGAEQVDAYPNRPNWYGRLNYTLADIDAMCREAIAREDQLHFHIGGSKSVGKLLDLMAGMNVDWKALRPRFEHGDEIDYAPEYLEKAKRMGVIIVQNPTHFAPMDGFPVGAPLTHGMAMKTLLNQSIPLAIGSDGPFNPYLNIMFATTHPRRPAEAISREQAVIAYTRTAAYAEFAERDKGTLTVGKVADLAVLSQNIFTVPVPRLLQTESVLTLVNGVVVYDAGLLGIK; this is translated from the coding sequence ATGAAACCTACCTACCTGGCCCTGTTCTGCTGGCTACTGAGGCAGACAGCTACGGCACAGTCGCCGGATTTGATTCTGACGCATGGCAAGATTTTTACGTCCGACACGAGCCAGTTGTACGTAGAAGCGCTGGCCATCCGGGCGGGCCGTATCGTGGCAACGGGGAACACGGCGGCTATTGAAAAGCTGGCAACCCGGACAACCCGACGAGTCGATCTAAGTGGTATGCTGGTAGTGCCGGGATTTAATGATGCCCACAACCACCTGCCCGACGGCATGAAAGCTACGCGGCTGGATCTGGCCGGTATGGACCCCGCCTGGCCCGTACTGCTCGATTCGCTGCAACGGCTGGTTAAGCGCGTACCGGAGGGACAGTGGATCGACGGAACAATTGGCCTTAGTATAGCCAACTCACCCGACGCTACGCGGTTTGTGCTGGACCGGATCGCGCCCAGACATCCGGTTCGGCTGCTCTCCTGGTGGGGACACGTAGGGTTGTTCAATTCGATGGGGATGCACGAAACGGGTATTAGTGATACCCAGCCCGATCCCAGGGGTGGATTCTACGAACGGATGCCCGATGGCAAAACCCTGACGGGAAAAGCCTACGAGAAAAATGCGTACTGGCCACACACCAACTACGCCGGCAGGGTAGCCCTGCGCGACGATAGTGTACTGGTACAGCAGCTCAGGGGAATGACCCGGGCGCTGCTCAAAGCGGGCGTTACCAGCTACCAGAATATGTGTACCGGAGCCACGGCGGAGGATTACAGCAGGCTCTGGAAACAGGCTGGCTTACCCTTTCGCCTGCGGCTGATCCGCTGGGGTGATGTGAACACGGACGGTAGTTTGAGTATACCTTCGAAAGCGTTGCCCGCCACCACCCCCGACTTACCCCTGCTGACGGTGAGCGGTACCAAATGGCTACTGGAGGGAACTCCGCTGGAAGGAGGGGCCGAGCAGGTGGATGCCTACCCCAATCGGCCCAACTGGTATGGGCGTCTGAACTATACCCTTGCCGATATTGACGCGATGTGCCGGGAAGCCATTGCCCGAGAAGATCAGCTTCATTTTCACATTGGTGGTAGTAAATCGGTGGGGAAGCTTCTGGACCTTATGGCGGGTATGAACGTGGACTGGAAAGCCTTACGGCCTCGCTTTGAACATGGTGACGAGATCGATTATGCGCCGGAGTACCTTGAAAAAGCCAAACGTATGGGGGTGATCATTGTGCAGAATCCAACCCATTTCGCGCCCATGGATGGGTTTCCGGTTGGAGCACCACTTACCCACGGGATGGCGATGAAGACGCTGTTGAACCAGTCTATTCCGCTGGCCATTGGCTCCGACGGCCCCTTTAACCCTTACCTCAATATTATGTTCGCTACCACGCATCCCCGCCGGCCGGCCGAAGCCATCAGCCGCGAACAGGCGGTTATTGCCTACACCCGTACGGCAGCTTATGCCGAGTTTGCCGAACGGGACAAGGGTACGCTCACCGTTGGCAAAGTGGCCGATCTGGCTGTTCTGTCGCAGAATATATTTACGGTGCCTGTTCCCCGGCTCCTGCAGACGGAGAGTGTACTGACTCTGGTGAACGGCGTGGTTGTCTATGACGCAGGTCTGCTTGGCATAAAATGA
- the thrA gene encoding bifunctional aspartate kinase/homoserine dehydrogenase I, with the protein MQILKFGGTSVGSVESIKQVIAIIEKHRQDGSPIAVVFSAMGGVTNQLIEIGRMATTGDTDYMELVRRIEDRHFNVIKALIPVKEQGKVVAHVRGVINELEDLLRGVSLIRELTLRTHDLITSFGERLSTLIIAECVKSRGIPAQFLDARTVIKTDAQFGQAGVNYTRTNELVKAHFDKVLGQPGTPIQLITGFIGSTEKNETTTLGRGGSDYTASIIGAALNADMIDIWTDVDGMMTADPRKVPNAFNIPTITYAEAMELSHFGAKVIYPPSLQPAFARNIPIRVLNTFNPTHAGTVVSRTAERRQYTITGISSIDDIALVNVQGSGMIGVAGVSAKLFGVLAAHKISVILISQASSEHSICFAIDPRGAENVKAILDSEFATEIEHGHIDNIAIERDLSVIATVGEGMRKSSGIAGKLFSVLGKNGVNIVAVAQGSSEINISVVINKNNLSKALNALHNIFFQSEARVLNLYLVGTGLIGKTLLKQIFEQNEFLRTEKLLKVCVVGMTNTRKMLLAPRGIELDAWHERLLTEGVTTSLPAFVEKIKDYNLPNSVFIDCTSDKDIVQFYESLLDANISVVTPNKVANSGPYSEYRRLQRTALNRGVKFLYETNVGAGLPIINTVQGLMTAGDRFLKIEAILSGTLSYIFNTFRMGTSFADVVREAKEKGYTEPDPRDDLSGQDVARKILILAREAGFPLEPEDVTINNLLPESCLSAPTIPAFFDELERNNAYFENLLTSAEAKGEKLRFVASFEQNKAVIELRSVGPEHPFYMLSGSDNIVSFTTERYKERPLVVKGPGAGAEVTASGVFADVVSIGSYLA; encoded by the coding sequence ATGCAGATTCTTAAATTCGGTGGCACGTCGGTTGGCTCAGTAGAGAGTATCAAACAAGTTATTGCTATCATAGAAAAACACCGGCAGGACGGCAGTCCGATTGCGGTCGTGTTTTCGGCAATGGGTGGCGTTACCAACCAGCTTATCGAAATCGGACGGATGGCCACTACTGGCGATACGGACTATATGGAACTGGTCCGGCGCATCGAAGACCGGCATTTCAACGTCATCAAGGCGCTGATCCCCGTAAAAGAACAGGGTAAAGTGGTAGCTCATGTGCGGGGCGTTATCAATGAACTGGAGGATTTGCTGCGGGGCGTATCCCTCATTCGGGAACTGACGCTGCGTACCCACGACCTCATCACCAGCTTTGGCGAGCGGTTATCCACATTGATCATCGCCGAATGTGTAAAAAGCCGCGGTATCCCCGCTCAGTTTCTCGACGCCCGCACCGTTATCAAGACCGATGCCCAGTTCGGTCAGGCGGGGGTCAACTATACCCGTACCAATGAACTAGTGAAAGCCCACTTCGACAAGGTACTGGGCCAGCCCGGCACCCCCATCCAGCTGATCACGGGATTCATTGGCTCAACGGAAAAGAATGAAACGACGACCCTTGGCCGGGGTGGTTCTGATTATACCGCCAGCATTATCGGCGCTGCGCTCAATGCCGATATGATCGATATCTGGACCGATGTCGACGGCATGATGACGGCCGACCCGCGCAAGGTGCCAAACGCATTCAACATCCCGACCATCACCTACGCCGAAGCGATGGAGTTGAGTCATTTTGGGGCCAAGGTCATTTACCCACCAAGTTTGCAGCCCGCCTTTGCCCGTAATATTCCCATCCGGGTACTCAACACGTTCAATCCCACCCACGCCGGTACCGTCGTGAGCCGTACCGCCGAACGGCGGCAGTATACCATTACCGGTATTTCGAGCATCGATGATATTGCGCTGGTAAACGTTCAGGGTTCCGGCATGATCGGCGTAGCCGGGGTATCGGCGAAGCTGTTCGGCGTGCTGGCCGCGCACAAGATCAGCGTCATCCTGATCTCGCAGGCCTCGTCGGAGCACTCAATCTGTTTTGCCATCGACCCGCGCGGAGCCGAAAATGTCAAAGCGATTCTGGATTCCGAATTTGCGACCGAGATTGAACACGGCCATATCGACAACATCGCCATCGAGCGCGACCTGTCGGTGATTGCTACGGTTGGCGAAGGGATGCGGAAGAGCTCGGGTATTGCCGGCAAGCTGTTTTCGGTGCTGGGCAAAAACGGGGTCAACATTGTCGCCGTCGCGCAGGGCTCGTCGGAGATCAATATCTCGGTGGTGATCAACAAAAACAATCTCTCCAAAGCCCTCAACGCCCTGCATAACATCTTCTTCCAGTCGGAAGCGCGGGTGCTCAACCTCTACCTGGTGGGGACGGGCCTGATCGGCAAAACGCTGCTGAAGCAGATTTTCGAGCAGAACGAATTCCTCCGCACCGAAAAACTGCTGAAAGTATGCGTTGTGGGAATGACCAATACCCGCAAGATGCTACTGGCCCCCCGGGGTATCGAACTCGACGCCTGGCACGAGCGATTGCTGACCGAAGGGGTCACGACCTCGCTGCCTGCTTTCGTGGAGAAAATAAAAGACTACAACCTGCCCAACTCCGTATTTATCGACTGCACCTCCGATAAGGACATCGTGCAGTTTTACGAGTCGCTGCTCGACGCCAACATCTCCGTTGTAACCCCCAATAAGGTAGCAAACTCCGGCCCCTACAGCGAGTACCGCCGGTTGCAGCGCACGGCCCTGAACCGGGGCGTTAAGTTCCTCTACGAAACGAACGTGGGGGCCGGTCTGCCCATCATCAATACGGTGCAGGGGCTCATGACCGCTGGCGACCGATTCCTGAAAATCGAAGCCATCCTGTCGGGTACGCTGTCGTATATTTTCAACACCTTCCGTATGGGTACCTCCTTTGCCGATGTCGTTCGTGAGGCCAAGGAAAAGGGCTATACCGAGCCCGACCCGCGCGACGATCTGAGCGGACAGGATGTGGCCCGAAAAATATTGATTCTGGCCCGCGAAGCCGGTTTCCCCCTCGAACCTGAGGACGTCACGATCAATAACCTCCTCCCCGAGTCATGCCTCTCGGCCCCAACGATACCAGCCTTTTTCGATGAGCTGGAGCGCAACAATGCCTACTTCGAAAACCTGCTGACCAGTGCCGAAGCAAAAGGTGAAAAACTGCGGTTCGTAGCCAGTTTCGAGCAGAACAAAGCCGTGATCGAACTGCGGTCGGTTGGGCCGGAGCATCCGTTCTATATGCTGTCGGGGTCGGATAACATCGTCTCCTTCACAACAGAGCGCTACAAAGAACGGCCCCTGGTGGTGAAAGGTCCCGGTGCCGGTGCCGAAGTAACAGCCTCGGGCGTTTTCGCCGACGTGGTCAGCATTGGTAGTTACCTGGCGTAA
- a CDS encoding DUF4126 family protein, which produces MYQSYLSAFQIGLVAGMRAMTAPAVVSHKLSTTTTELPADSPLHFMTSPNTATVFKVLAGGELIGDKIPGSPDRTSPPQLVGRLVSGAMSGAALSEAEGQSATWGTVLGGLGALAGTFAFFHLRHFLTHEKGLPDPVVALAEDALTIALGLATVDTALDPAF; this is translated from the coding sequence ATGTATCAATCCTATTTGAGTGCGTTTCAAATTGGCCTTGTCGCTGGCATGCGTGCCATGACGGCTCCGGCCGTCGTCAGCCATAAACTGTCGACCACCACGACTGAACTACCAGCCGACTCCCCCCTGCATTTTATGACCTCCCCCAATACAGCGACGGTCTTTAAGGTACTGGCCGGGGGCGAGCTGATCGGCGATAAAATACCCGGCTCACCCGACCGGACCAGCCCGCCCCAACTGGTTGGCCGACTGGTTTCTGGCGCAATGTCGGGGGCGGCACTCAGCGAAGCCGAAGGACAGTCGGCTACCTGGGGAACGGTGCTGGGGGGCCTGGGAGCTCTGGCCGGGACTTTCGCTTTTTTTCACCTGCGCCACTTCCTCACCCACGAGAAAGGCCTCCCCGACCCCGTAGTGGCCCTGGCCGAAGATGCATTGACCATTGCTCTGGGACTGGCAACGGTAGATACCGCGCTTGATCCGGCGTTCTAA
- a CDS encoding ferritin-like domain-containing protein has product MSKQQQSSGLTTLPGDMEPVMVGRRLFLRYAGAFAAGGALIASCKNAEENPITVPVTVDLGTGDTGILNYAYALEQLEAAFYTQVVATPYANMPASELAILTDIRNHEIIHREFFKAALGSMAIGALVPDFSKVNFSDRTSVLSTAKAFEDLGVSAYNGAGNLIKNADYLLLAGKIVSVEARHAAAIRDLLSPKSADFAGDDVVAPTTGLDVANKPSVVLPIAQTFVKTSISGTNLPTA; this is encoded by the coding sequence ATGAGCAAGCAACAGCAATCATCGGGTCTGACAACACTGCCGGGTGATATGGAGCCGGTAATGGTAGGACGCCGGTTATTTCTGCGTTATGCGGGGGCGTTTGCCGCCGGTGGCGCATTGATCGCGTCCTGTAAAAACGCGGAAGAAAACCCAATCACCGTTCCTGTGACTGTCGATCTGGGTACTGGCGATACGGGTATCCTGAATTACGCCTACGCACTGGAACAGCTGGAAGCTGCTTTTTATACACAGGTCGTTGCCACGCCGTATGCCAACATGCCCGCATCTGAGCTGGCAATCCTGACTGATATCCGGAATCACGAAATCATTCACCGGGAGTTTTTCAAAGCGGCCCTTGGCTCCATGGCTATCGGCGCGCTGGTACCTGATTTCAGCAAAGTAAACTTCAGCGACCGTACCAGCGTACTGAGCACGGCCAAAGCGTTTGAAGACCTCGGCGTATCGGCCTACAACGGTGCCGGTAACCTCATCAAAAATGCCGATTATCTGCTGCTGGCCGGAAAGATTGTATCGGTTGAAGCGCGTCACGCAGCCGCCATCCGCGACCTGCTGAGCCCCAAATCGGCTGACTTCGCCGGCGATGACGTTGTAGCACCCACTACGGGTCTCGATGTCGCAAACAAGCCTAGCGTGGTATTGCCAATTGCGCAGACGTTCGTAAAAACGTCAATCTCCGGGACCAATCTTCCAACCGCTTAA
- a CDS encoding ferritin-like domain-containing protein, producing MNLFNIISEIEKVDPEANEKFNFYSRRNLLKIGSNLAAAGIPTFVAATLNQAFAQSAGPSAAAVEVLNYALTLEYLEDEYYRTGLAASGLIPTADRTIMTQISKHEAAHVALLKGALGTVAVAKPTFKFPAGTFTSYPTFLALARALEDTGVAAYKGQAGRLINDKAILQTALQIHSVEARHASEVRRLLALKGWVSDPAQTTFTQGGVNLKTLPNVTGFSDDSFREAFDEPLTMAQVLAIATPYLG from the coding sequence ATGAATCTGTTCAATATAATTTCTGAAATAGAAAAGGTCGATCCCGAAGCGAACGAGAAATTCAATTTCTACTCGCGCCGGAATCTGCTCAAAATAGGCTCGAACCTGGCCGCTGCGGGTATCCCTACCTTCGTTGCGGCTACGCTGAACCAGGCATTTGCCCAGTCGGCAGGTCCGTCGGCCGCTGCGGTCGAGGTGCTGAACTACGCGCTGACGCTGGAGTACCTGGAAGACGAATATTACCGGACTGGCCTGGCGGCTTCTGGCCTGATCCCCACCGCCGACCGGACGATCATGACCCAGATCAGCAAGCATGAAGCGGCCCACGTAGCGCTGCTGAAAGGGGCACTGGGAACGGTGGCTGTTGCCAAACCAACGTTCAAGTTCCCGGCGGGTACGTTCACCAGTTACCCCACGTTCCTGGCGTTGGCACGGGCGCTCGAAGACACGGGTGTTGCGGCTTACAAGGGACAAGCGGGTCGGCTGATCAACGATAAAGCAATTCTGCAAACGGCGCTCCAGATTCACTCGGTCGAAGCGCGGCACGCGTCGGAAGTTCGCCGGTTGCTGGCGTTGAAAGGCTGGGTATCTGATCCGGCTCAGACAACCTTTACGCAGGGTGGCGTTAATCTGAAGACCCTGCCCAACGTGACCGGCTTCAGCGACGACTCGTTCCGCGAAGCATTCGATGAGCCATTGACAATGGCGCAGGTGCTGGCCATCGCGACTCCTTATTTAGGATAA
- a CDS encoding neutral/alkaline non-lysosomal ceramidase N-terminal domain-containing protein — MKVVRILLKVLLGLVLFIILFLAVSLAPVDETPYQQMPYYAQTKQRLAQLPAPPPAKAPLKAGWAKVNITPPYTTPTGGYGFRRGEHWRIVSDSVYVRAIVLDNGGTRVAVVGLDLLITPPTVTEALKKRLPEVGMRWENVYTGAIHSHNSLGGWAPGLVGQLIAGEYDEKIVTRITDGVLNAIRKAQGSMAPVEIGYGETDASDHITSRIAQSGPTKPLDGQIRLLRLKKQTGESALLCTFAGHATLFDGRNGAYLSRDYPGSLVDRLEKKSADFAVFMAGAVGSTAPTPRGKTDFEEIRNYAGDLALRIERTVPRIQTRTDSALAILTLPLDLREPHPRVIGNWRVRPWLFYTVYGDYPSDLKALRIGETVLLGTPCDFSGEFVADFKPLADKKHVNLMVTSFDGGYIGYVTPDEYYNRTTYETRDMNWFGPYNGAYFEEMMKGLLEKIK, encoded by the coding sequence ATGAAGGTTGTCCGTATTTTACTGAAAGTCCTGCTGGGACTCGTTTTGTTCATCATCCTGTTTCTGGCCGTCAGCCTCGCGCCGGTCGATGAAACACCGTACCAGCAGATGCCTTACTACGCCCAGACAAAGCAGCGACTGGCGCAACTACCCGCGCCACCACCGGCCAAAGCACCGCTGAAAGCCGGCTGGGCAAAGGTAAATATTACCCCACCCTATACGACACCCACGGGGGGCTACGGCTTTCGGCGGGGTGAACACTGGCGCATTGTCAGCGACTCGGTCTACGTGCGGGCTATCGTGCTCGACAATGGGGGTACGCGGGTGGCGGTCGTTGGACTCGATCTGCTTATTACGCCCCCTACGGTGACCGAAGCATTGAAAAAACGATTGCCGGAGGTGGGGATGCGCTGGGAAAACGTCTATACGGGTGCTATTCACTCGCACAACAGCCTGGGTGGCTGGGCGCCGGGTCTGGTGGGTCAGCTAATAGCGGGGGAGTATGACGAGAAAATTGTCACCCGTATCACCGACGGTGTGTTGAACGCCATTCGAAAAGCTCAGGGCAGTATGGCACCGGTTGAGATTGGGTACGGAGAAACCGACGCATCGGACCACATAACCAGCCGCATTGCCCAATCGGGACCCACAAAACCGCTGGACGGTCAGATTCGGTTGCTCAGGCTGAAAAAGCAAACGGGCGAATCAGCCCTGCTCTGCACCTTTGCCGGCCATGCTACGCTATTCGACGGCCGCAACGGGGCGTACCTCAGCCGCGATTATCCGGGTTCGCTGGTCGACCGGCTGGAGAAGAAGTCGGCCGACTTTGCCGTTTTCATGGCAGGAGCCGTAGGTAGCACCGCACCAACGCCCCGCGGAAAAACCGATTTTGAAGAAATCCGAAACTACGCGGGCGATCTGGCACTACGTATCGAACGGACAGTGCCCCGGATTCAGACCCGGACCGACAGTGCGCTGGCCATCCTGACGCTGCCGCTGGATCTGCGGGAGCCGCACCCGCGCGTGATTGGTAACTGGCGAGTGCGCCCCTGGCTGTTTTACACGGTCTATGGCGACTACCCATCGGATCTGAAAGCGTTGCGCATCGGAGAAACTGTATTGCTCGGTACCCCCTGTGACTTCTCCGGGGAGTTCGTCGCCGATTTCAAACCGCTAGCCGACAAGAAGCACGTAAACCTGATGGTGACCAGCTTTGATGGTGGCTACATTGGCTACGTCACGCCCGATGAGTACTACAATCGCACAACCTACGAAACCCGCGACATGAACTGGTTCGGGCCGTATAACGGGGCTTATTTCGAAGAAATGATGAAGGGGTTACTGGAGAAAATAAAGTAA
- a CDS encoding VOC family protein: MNQRIVHLALVVDDYDEAIQFYTEKLHFVLLEDTALSETKRWVRVAPPGAGGCALLLAKADGEEQRSRVGNQTGGRVFLFLHTDDFWRDYRAMTANGVQFIRQPSEAEYGTVAVFADLYGNLWDLIEPKAT; the protein is encoded by the coding sequence ATGAATCAACGTATTGTACACCTGGCCCTCGTCGTCGACGATTATGACGAGGCTATTCAGTTTTATACCGAAAAGCTGCATTTTGTTCTGCTGGAAGATACGGCCCTGAGCGAAACCAAACGATGGGTCCGCGTAGCCCCGCCGGGTGCAGGTGGCTGTGCTTTGCTGCTGGCCAAAGCCGACGGTGAGGAGCAGCGCAGCCGCGTGGGTAACCAGACAGGCGGGCGCGTTTTTCTGTTTCTGCATACCGACGACTTCTGGCGCGACTACCGCGCTATGACGGCCAATGGCGTGCAATTTATCCGTCAGCCTTCGGAAGCGGAGTATGGTACCGTGGCCGTTTTCGCCGATCTGTATGGCAATCTGTGGGATCTGATTGAACCGAAGGCGACCTAA